CTCAGGGCGTTTAAAACCTTGATGCACCCAGAGCTGATGGGAACCACATTTAAATACCTGATCCAACAAAAGGGATTCACGGATATCCTCGCCCTGAGCGGTATGCGGTTTACACGTGAGAGTGTACTCTAAGGGATAATAAAGTGGACGCTACTTCTTTAAGGCTTCTTTAAGCTTACTGAAGGCTGTAGGTAGGCGTAATGATTTCAAGGAATCATAGAACTCCCGCATTTTTTGCTTTTTTTCCAGCTTATCATGCTCGAGTAAATATCTTTTTTCTTCTTCGGTAATCCGGACTGCTGCCTGTGCCGCCGCCTCAGGATTAAAAAACTCGTGGAGATAATCCCATTCAGCCGCACATTTGGCTTCTCCTGTCGCCCGGTCTTCAAGGACCGTTGACTCTACGATTCGCCCCTCGACAACCCATTGCTGAATTGTGAGTTCACTGGCCGGTCCATATTTTTGGCCGTCCTCACCGATTACAAATGCAGGCATCTTTGATTTTGATCAGGGGCCGTATTCCTCCCCTATACTCATGTAGTCTTATTTTATCATGGTTAAAGATGGATATATAGCGACACATCCACCCGCCATTATTTCCAATCAAACGCCCCTTTTTTGAGGCAATAAATTTCGCCAACGATAAAAAGGGCTAAAAACCAAATCATTCCCCAGAATATCCCATTAGGAATCCCCGACAGGTTCTGGCCCAATAAGTCCTGAAAGCTGACAGCCCATGTATACATAAAAATCAACTCGATATCGAAGAGGATAAAGAGCATGGCCACGAGATAAAATTTAACTGAGAACCGGGGGGTAATACTTCCTTCAGAAATCATTCCGCACTCATAAGCACTATCCTTCGCTTTATTCAGACGGCCTTTCTGGCCAAGAATGATGGACGTTAATA
Above is a window of Verrucomicrobiota bacterium DNA encoding:
- the ndhC gene encoding NADH-quinone oxidoreductase subunit A, with protein sequence MFSDYIPVFVQLAVALFFGVAALLTSIILGQKGRLNKAKDSAYECGMISEGSITPRFSVKFYLVAMLFILFDIELIFMYTWAVSFQDLLGQNLSGIPNGIFWGMIWFLALFIVGEIYCLKKGAFDWK